TGCCCTACGAGGGCGACGTCTGGGACCTCTTCGCCAAGAGGGCGGCGCCCGTCGCCGAGGACAAGCCCGCCGTGGCCTGCGTGCTCACGATCCCCGCCGCCGGCTCGGAGGCGAGCGACTCCTGCGTCATCTCGAACGACGAGCTCTGCCTCAAGCGCGGCCTCTCCACCGACCTCAACCGCCCCGAGCTCGCCCTCATGGATCCAGAGCTCACCTTCACCCTCCCCGCCTACCAGACCGCGGCGGGCGTGACCGACATGTGCGCCCACGTCATGGAGCGCTACTTCTCCAGCGAGGGCCCCGTGCCCGTGACCGACAGCATCGCCTGCGGCATCGTCCGCTCGCTCGTGGAGGAGGCGCCGCGCGCGCTCGCGGACCCCGAGGACTACGACGCGCGCGCCAACATCATGTGGGCGGGCATGCTCGCGCACAACGGCCTCGCCGGCCTGGGACGCAACGCCAAGCCGTTCACGCGCGCGGGCGGCTGGGAGAGCCACGCCCTCGAGCACGAGCTCTCCGCCCATGACCCCAAGATCGCGCACGGCGCCGGCCTCGCAGTGATCTTCCCCGCGTGGATGCGCTACGTCTGGCGCGCCAACGCCGAGCGGTTCCTCTCCTTCGGCCGCGACGTCTTTGGGATCGAGCCGGTCGACCCCGAGGCGGACGCGGTGGACGTGACGCCCGAGCAGGCAGTCGCCGACGCCGTCGCCGCCACGATCGACGAGCTGCAGGACTTCTTCGTCTCGATGGGCATGCCGCGCACACTCGGCGAGCTGGGCGTCACGGCGGACCAGATCCCGGCGCTGCTCGCGACGCTCGAGCAGAACAAGGGGCGGGAGATAGGGGACCTCATGCGCCTCTCGCTCGACGACGTCCGCGCGATCTACGAGTCTGCGCTGTAGCCGCGCCGAGGGGACGACGGCGCGCGACTTCTGTGCAATCGTTGATTTTTCTCGGTGCGCGGCCCCGGCTGCGATAATGGGAGCGTTGTGCCAACCGGACAAAGGAGTCCCATGGAGGACGTCTTCACCAACCTCATCAGCCAGTTCGGCTACATCGGCGTGTGGTTCCTCATCTTCTTCGAGAACGTGTTCCCGCCGATCCCCTCCGAGCTGATCCTGCCGCTCTCGGGCTTCTTCACCACCACGACCGAGCTCACGCTCCCGGGCGTAATCATCGCCGCGACCATCGGCTCGGTCACCGGCGCCTACATCCTCTACGGCGTGGGGCGCATCCTGTCGCGCGAGCGCCTGATGACGTTCTTCGGCACGCGTCCGATGCG
Above is a genomic segment from Olsenella timonensis containing:
- a CDS encoding iron-containing alcohol dehydrogenase: MNDFTFFSPTRFVFGRGVTDRIGAELAASGHTRALVVYGQGSARRTGTLDRVLASLDAAGIAHEEFGGARPNPSVAHVREGIDAARSACSDVILAVGGGSAIDTAKAVSLGVPYEGDVWDLFAKRAAPVAEDKPAVACVLTIPAAGSEASDSCVISNDELCLKRGLSTDLNRPELALMDPELTFTLPAYQTAAGVTDMCAHVMERYFSSEGPVPVTDSIACGIVRSLVEEAPRALADPEDYDARANIMWAGMLAHNGLAGLGRNAKPFTRAGGWESHALEHELSAHDPKIAHGAGLAVIFPAWMRYVWRANAERFLSFGRDVFGIEPVDPEADAVDVTPEQAVADAVAATIDELQDFFVSMGMPRTLGELGVTADQIPALLATLEQNKGREIGDLMRLSLDDVRAIYESAL